The genomic DNA TGGGTTGTTGGACGGGTGTGAGTGATCTGGTGGGGGACGCGCGCCATCTGTCGCCGTCAGCTCAGAGGCCCTGCGGCTGCGGGCGGTGGCCGCGGTGGCGGCGGGGCGGGACCGCGAGGACGTGGCTCCTGCGGCTGGTGGGTGACCTGATGGCGAAGCTGTACCGGCTCCGGCTGACGACAGGGAGCTGAGACGGTCGCGGTGGCGGTCTCTGCGGGGGCCGTGCCGGCGAAGATGACCCGCGACCAGGTCCGGCACAGCACAGCACGGCGCAGCACGGCACGGCACGGCACGCCCAGCCTGTTCGCCGCCCTGGACAATGTCTCCGGCGCGGACGTGTGGGCCGCCGAAACGGCCGCGGACGCTGAGCGGCCGACGCCGGCATCTGCGGAAGAAGCGGCGGGTTTCGGCGGCGAGTCCGGCCTGGGTACGGGCTCCGTGCTGCATGGGCAGGCTGTGCTTGAGGCCGGCGATGACCGGCTCGGCAGGGGGCAGGCGGGGCGAGCACCACGGAGGGAAGTGCAGCTCGACGTCGCCAGTGCGGCCACCGCCCGCGACTGCAGGGCCGCCTCCTGCGCCGCCGGCGACAGACGCCGCGCGTCCCCCACCAGATCGCTCACACCCCACCAACAACCCAGAACCCACACCGTGCAGGATGTCCGCGTCACGCGACGGCGGTGCCCTCCAGCTCGACCATCTGACCCGGGATCGCCAGCCGCGTCACCCCGAGCATGGTGGTGGTCGGCGCGACGCGGGCGGCTCCCAGGCGGCCCGCCAGCACACCGTAGTGCTGGAAGAGCTCGTCGACGTCGGTCGTGTAGACGTTCAGCCGGACGAGGTTCGAGAGGGTCATGCCGGCCTCGGCGAGCACCGCCTCGATGTTGTCGACGGCCAGCGCCAACTGCGCCGCCATGTCACCGTCGTGCTCGGGCCTGCCTTCCTTGCTCATCGCCGTCTGGCCCGAGATGTACAGGGTGCGTGAGTGCCCGGAGACGACCTCGCCCTGGTTGAAGCCCATCTCGACCGACCACGACACCGGGTTGACCGCGTTGCGTTCCATTGCCGCACCTGCTCCATTCGGTTCATGACACTGCGCATGCCCGTCACCTCGGTGACCGCCGGGCTCTGACGTGGTGCGACGAACCCTGCCAGGAAAACGTGACACCCATGGTCATGTATTTCGCCAGGGTCTTCCCATGCGCGCCGACCGGTTGGTTTCCCTGGTGCTGTTGCTGCGTCAGCGAGGCCGGACGACCGCGGCGGCACTCGCCCGTGAGCTGGAGGTGTCGACCCGGACGGTGCTGCGCGACATCGAGGCACTCTCCGCGGCGGGGGTCCCGGTCTACGCGGAGCGCGGGCGGCACGGCGGGTTCGCGCTGCTGCCGGATTTCCAGACGGCGCTCACCGGCCTGAACCACGACGAGGCGCTCGCCCTCGTGGTCGCGGGCTCACGGCGCGGCGCGCAGCTGTTCGGTCTGGGATCGGCACTCGCCTCAGCCGTGCTGAAAGTGGTCGACGCGTTGCCGGAGGGGCTGCGGGACACCGCCGTCGGAGCGGCGCAGCGGCTGCTCATCGACCCGGAGACCGATCTCCTCTCGCGTCGCGTGGCCTCCGACGAGGTCTCCGACTCCCTCGCCGCCGAGGTCCGGCGCGCGGTGTTCGCCGGGCACAAGCTGCGGATCTACTACGAGGCCGTGGGCCGGCCCCCGCGGTGGCGCACGGTGGACCCGATCGGTCTGGTCACCGTGAGGGACCAGGGCTACCTGCTGGCCAAGCGGGGCGCCGAGGACCGCACCTACCGGTTGAGCCGGGTCCTGGCGGCCGAGCAGCTCGACGAACCGGCGCAGCGTTCGGACGCGGTCGACCTGGACCGGGTCTGGCGCGAACGAAACGTGCGGTTCCGGACCGGCGGCGACAGCACCGCCGTGGTGGTCAGCGTGGACCCCGCGCACCGGGAGCACCTGGTCGCCACCGCCCTGGCGGTCCGCTCCGAGGAGACCGACGACGGCGGCCGGCTCCGGCTGCACGTCGTCTTCCAGGACGCGCGGCACGCGGAATGGGCGTTGTGGCAGCACGCCATGTACGCGGAGGTGGAGGCCCCGCAGTGGCTGCGCAGCTCGCTGCACCGCCGCGCGACGGTGATCGCGGCCCGCTATGGGGCACCGGACTGAAAGCTCGTCCACACC from Streptomyces sp. CB09001 includes the following:
- a CDS encoding RidA family protein; protein product: MERNAVNPVSWSVEMGFNQGEVVSGHSRTLYISGQTAMSKEGRPEHDGDMAAQLALAVDNIEAVLAEAGMTLSNLVRLNVYTTDVDELFQHYGVLAGRLGAARVAPTTTMLGVTRLAIPGQMVELEGTAVA
- a CDS encoding WYL domain-containing protein, giving the protein MRADRLVSLVLLLRQRGRTTAAALARELEVSTRTVLRDIEALSAAGVPVYAERGRHGGFALLPDFQTALTGLNHDEALALVVAGSRRGAQLFGLGSALASAVLKVVDALPEGLRDTAVGAAQRLLIDPETDLLSRRVASDEVSDSLAAEVRRAVFAGHKLRIYYEAVGRPPRWRTVDPIGLVTVRDQGYLLAKRGAEDRTYRLSRVLAAEQLDEPAQRSDAVDLDRVWRERNVRFRTGGDSTAVVVSVDPAHREHLVATALAVRSEETDDGGRLRLHVVFQDARHAEWALWQHAMYAEVEAPQWLRSSLHRRATVIAARYGAPD